Proteins from one Chitinophaga oryzae genomic window:
- a CDS encoding RNA polymerase sigma-70 factor translates to MESQDNLEAIIPAFQQGNPQAFDAFFKAHYKPLVFFAGQLLADATEAEDIVKDSYVKLWHKHADFDHPKSIRGFLYTSTRNACLNQLRHRKVKDHYSREMSYLEEQQEDSYVLQRMIHAELLQSIHREIALLPAKRQQVFRMIYFEGLGLEEIAEQMGISVFTVKEHKAKALAQLRLRFTDEQLMIFFLLAGCSLLKA, encoded by the coding sequence ATGGAGAGTCAAGATAATCTGGAAGCCATCATCCCTGCGTTTCAACAAGGGAACCCACAAGCTTTCGACGCTTTTTTTAAGGCACACTACAAACCACTGGTATTTTTCGCCGGGCAACTGCTGGCCGACGCCACTGAGGCGGAAGACATCGTGAAAGACAGCTATGTCAAGTTATGGCATAAACATGCCGACTTTGACCATCCCAAAAGCATCCGGGGCTTTCTGTATACCTCCACCCGCAACGCCTGTCTTAATCAGTTACGCCATCGCAAGGTAAAAGACCACTACTCCCGCGAAATGAGTTACCTGGAAGAACAGCAGGAAGATAGTTATGTCCTGCAGCGCATGATCCACGCCGAACTGCTGCAGTCCATTCACCGGGAAATAGCGCTGTTGCCCGCTAAGCGGCAGCAGGTGTTCCGGATGATATACTTCGAGGGACTGGGGCTGGAAGAAATCGCGGAACAAATGGGGATATCGGTTTTCACGGTGAAGGAACATAAAGCCAAAGCGCTGGCACAGCTACGGCTGCGGTTCACAGATGAACAGCTCATGATTTTTTTCCTGCTTGCCGGCTGTTCTCTTCTGAAAGCATGA
- a CDS encoding zinc-dependent metalloprotease: MKRYFYIPFLAAMASCAVFKGGDKKKKKTAAPAAAPAAKPVAAANKNGVKPYASVITPGLQTQKGLFTVHATREMDSIFFEIGQPLLGRDILVVNRIRKAPGGTGAYAGEELDNHTVIFEKGPNETIRVRLNLVISDADSSNTIYRAVVKSNLNPVLASFPIKAYGKDSASYVIDVSKFLRDPAVFVNSGDGHEGLKKALDVKTMKDLEVQSIMAFPENIEIGISKNGMTKPVGGLTPAPARPATLETNTSFVVLPEKPMQRRFSDQRVGYFADYFMEYGDNQQKVTKRNFIHRWRLEPRPEDMEKYKRGELVEPVKPIVLYIDPATPKQWRPYLIAGVNDWQVAFEQAGFKNAIVAKEWPENDTTMHPEDVRYSFINYFASEISNAYGPNTHDPRSGEIIQTHIGWYHNVMDLLHNWYMVQAGPNDPQAQLPTFDEKLMGQLIRFVSSHEVGHTLGLRHNFGSSSQTPVDSLRSIAYLRKHGHTASIMDYARFNYVAQPEDRIPQELLFPRIGEYDKWAIEFGYRIVGAPTAAEDSRIMGQLVTKRLEANNRLWFGDGETRQTDPRCQTEDLGDDAAKAGTYGIKNLKRVMANLRKWTREENGQRTALKTMYDNVMQQFHRYVVHVVKNIAAVQYTVYPDGDDRPSYVPVPKARQLAAIRFFNDEVFNTPLWLLDPAVTDRVDNPAEQTPVDLMQVNAVNSLLDVKRINYVMMLERRYGADKTLGIETYMGMLHQGIWADLNNNSVKIDAYHRNMQKAYLGALYKITRESKVTVSESEASSIASADIRAVAAMISRAIPRAADALTKAHLVSLDEKITLMAKNI, from the coding sequence ATGAAACGTTATTTCTATATTCCATTTTTAGCTGCGATGGCTTCCTGTGCGGTGTTTAAAGGTGGAGACAAAAAGAAGAAAAAAACGGCGGCCCCTGCGGCGGCGCCGGCCGCAAAGCCTGTAGCGGCAGCCAATAAAAACGGCGTGAAGCCCTATGCTTCTGTCATCACTCCCGGATTACAAACACAAAAAGGACTTTTTACCGTGCATGCCACCCGGGAAATGGACAGCATCTTTTTTGAAATAGGTCAGCCGCTGCTGGGCCGCGACATCCTGGTGGTGAACCGCATCCGTAAAGCGCCGGGAGGCACCGGCGCCTATGCCGGTGAAGAACTGGACAATCACACCGTGATCTTTGAAAAAGGACCCAATGAGACGATCAGGGTCCGTTTGAACCTGGTGATCAGCGACGCTGATTCCTCCAATACCATCTACCGCGCAGTCGTTAAATCCAATCTGAACCCGGTGCTGGCGTCTTTTCCCATTAAGGCCTATGGAAAAGATTCAGCCAGCTATGTGATCGATGTCAGCAAATTCCTGCGGGACCCTGCCGTTTTCGTTAACTCCGGCGATGGTCATGAAGGGCTGAAAAAAGCGCTGGACGTAAAAACGATGAAAGACCTGGAAGTGCAGTCTATCATGGCTTTCCCGGAGAATATTGAAATAGGGATCTCCAAGAACGGGATGACCAAACCGGTAGGCGGACTGACGCCGGCGCCTGCCCGTCCGGCCACCCTGGAAACCAATACCTCTTTTGTGGTATTGCCTGAAAAGCCAATGCAGCGAAGATTTTCAGACCAAAGGGTGGGATATTTCGCTGACTATTTTATGGAGTACGGAGACAACCAGCAGAAAGTGACGAAACGGAATTTTATTCATCGCTGGCGGCTGGAGCCCAGGCCGGAAGATATGGAGAAATACAAACGGGGAGAACTGGTGGAACCGGTGAAGCCGATTGTATTGTACATAGATCCGGCTACGCCCAAACAGTGGCGCCCTTACCTCATTGCCGGCGTAAACGACTGGCAGGTGGCCTTTGAGCAGGCCGGTTTCAAAAACGCTATTGTAGCCAAAGAATGGCCGGAAAACGATACGACCATGCATCCGGAAGATGTGCGGTATTCCTTTATCAATTATTTCGCTTCTGAGATATCCAATGCCTATGGTCCCAATACCCACGACCCCCGCAGCGGAGAGATCATCCAGACCCATATTGGCTGGTATCACAATGTAATGGACCTGTTGCACAACTGGTACATGGTGCAGGCCGGTCCTAACGATCCGCAGGCACAGCTGCCTACATTCGATGAAAAACTGATGGGCCAGCTGATCCGCTTTGTGTCCAGCCATGAAGTAGGCCATACCCTTGGCTTACGCCACAACTTCGGCAGCAGTAGCCAGACGCCGGTGGACAGTCTGCGCAGCATTGCCTACCTGCGTAAACACGGCCACACTGCGAGCATTATGGACTATGCGCGGTTTAACTATGTCGCCCAGCCGGAAGACAGGATACCGCAGGAACTGTTGTTCCCGCGTATCGGAGAATACGATAAATGGGCCATTGAATTTGGTTACAGGATCGTAGGAGCGCCCACGGCAGCTGAAGACAGCCGGATCATGGGGCAACTGGTGACGAAACGGCTGGAAGCCAATAACCGTCTTTGGTTTGGTGATGGGGAGACCCGTCAGACGGACCCGCGTTGCCAGACGGAAGACCTGGGAGACGATGCCGCCAAAGCAGGTACTTACGGAATCAAAAACCTGAAGCGGGTAATGGCTAATCTGCGGAAATGGACCCGGGAAGAGAACGGGCAACGGACGGCCTTGAAAACGATGTATGACAATGTGATGCAGCAGTTCCACCGTTACGTGGTACACGTGGTCAAAAACATTGCAGCGGTGCAGTATACGGTATATCCCGACGGAGACGACCGTCCGTCTTACGTTCCGGTGCCGAAAGCCAGGCAGCTGGCGGCAATAAGGTTCTTCAACGACGAGGTGTTCAACACACCGCTCTGGTTGCTGGACCCGGCTGTAACAGACCGTGTTGATAACCCCGCCGAACAAACGCCGGTGGACCTGATGCAGGTCAACGCGGTCAACAGCCTGCTGGACGTGAAGCGGATCAATTATGTCATGATGCTGGAACGCCGTTATGGCGCAGATAAGACGTTAGGCATCGAAACCTATATGGGCATGCTGCACCAGGGTATTTGGGCCGATCTTAACAATAACAGCGTGAAGATCGATGCTTACCATCGCAATATGCAAAAAGCTTACCTCGGCGCTTTGTACAAGATCACCCGGGAAAGCAAAGTAACGGTGAGCGAATCCGAAGCTTCTTCCATTGCCAGTGCAGACATCCGGGCGGTGGCCGCTATGATCAGCCGGGCCATACCACGTGCGGCCGATGCGCTGACCAAAGCACACCTGGTATCGTTGGATGAAAAGATTACACTGATGGCTAAGAATATTTGA